The Cylindrospermum stagnale PCC 7417 genome segment AACCTGTATCAAACAGAAATTCAACTGTATTTGTATTAGTCATTAGTCGTCAGTCATTAGGCATTAGTCGTCAGTCATTAGTCATGAGGTAAAATCCAAATGACCAAGGACAAAACAAATATTACACTATACGCCGAAAGACTTACCACAACCGCAGGTTTGAGAGGCGTTAGGATTAGTGAATTGGAAACCGCCGCCGATCATCGCATCGCTAAAATCGAGCATCAAACCATAGAGATACAATAGGCTTTTGCGATCGCTCACAATTTTGAAGCCGTCATAGTCAAAAACTTCATCCTGAGGGGTGATCTTGCTAGTGTCTTCAAAGTCCATCATGTAAGACATCCCAGAGCAGCCGCCTTGACGCACTCCTACCCGTAAGCAGAAATCTGTGCCTTGCTTGTCTCGGAGGGATTTTACCTGGCGCAATGCTGATTCGCTCAACTGAATTCCGCGTTGTTGCGGCTGAGTCGCTTGTGTCATCTGCTGTTTCAACTCCTTAAGTGGTCTGACTATATACCCTGTAGAGGCTTTTACTGTCCCTGGGTTACCCTTCAGTTTTTGTATCTATTCTAGCGACATTAATGCCTCTAGATACCAAATTGTAAACACTCCGTCAAAAGCAGCTAAAGATTTTTATCCTAGAATTGAGAGATTCGGTGTGTTTAGAGATTCGGTATTTTTGGAGTTTAAGCCTTGTAGCAGTCTGAGCAGCAACTACCCTTCAGGTGCAGCTAGGAAAATTTCATCCGAGGCTAGCCATTTCCCAAAGTTTAGTTCTCAATAGCTTCTTTTGATTAACTTACTCTATGACAAGTTTTAATCGCTCTACCAGTCGTCGGTTGAAAAAACTAACCCAAATTCCTTCTGTTTGGGAGGGCGATCGCCGTCCGTTGGCACCAGCACAAAATCTACCCAGAGATTCAGAGTCGAAGGGGGAATGCATTCTCTGGGTAGATGGCTCTCAAGGGATTGTCCGCGGCA includes the following:
- a CDS encoding HesB/IscA family protein, which translates into the protein MTQATQPQQRGIQLSESALRQVKSLRDKQGTDFCLRVGVRQGGCSGMSYMMDFEDTSKITPQDEVFDYDGFKIVSDRKSLLYLYGLMLDFSDAMIGGGFQFTNPNASQTCGCGKSFGV